In Deltaproteobacteria bacterium, a genomic segment contains:
- a CDS encoding DUF2283 domain-containing protein — protein sequence MAPNELNAYLDLVPLLVRSPHGVFSSSYDAEADVLYITLKDGAGATDSQLTADDVVVRYEGTEVVGLTVLHASKR from the coding sequence ATGGCCCCGAACGAATTGAACGCCTACCTCGATCTCGTTCCGCTGCTCGTGCGCTCGCCGCACGGTGTCTTCTCGTCCTCCTACGACGCCGAGGCGGACGTGCTCTACATCACGCTGAAAGACGGGGCCGGCGCGACGGACAGTCAGCTCACCGCGGACGACGTCGTCGTCCGTTACGAGGGCACAGAAGTCGTCGGGCTCACCGTGCTGCACGCCAGCAAACGCTGA
- a CDS encoding FliI/YscN family ATPase produces MARHLAHAVEQLRHVNPVRVSGRVTDVIGLVIEGTGPGLPIGGVCQIERRDGGAAIAAEVVGFRQNRVLLMPLGEVSGIEPGNRIVVARERPMIGVGPGLRGRVLDGLGAPLDGDGPIAVEREVALYGPHINPLERPPIREPLDLGVRAMNTLLTCGRGQRLGIFAGSGVGKSALLGMIARSTRAQVNVIALIGERGREVREFIERDLGAEGLARSVVVVATSDQPPLVRIRGAFLATAIAEYFRDAGLDVMLMMDSLTRLAMAQREVGLSIGEPPSARGYTPSVFAILPRLLERAGTCVRGAITGLYTVLVEGDDMNEPVADTARSLLDGHVVLSRALANQGHYPAVDVLRSISRLMNDIVPEAHLKRAAKVRGWLATHRDAEDLINIGAYTAGSNPRIDEAVAKMDAIQTFLRQGLTEQSTLEEGAAALAALAGC; encoded by the coding sequence ATCGCGCGCCACCTCGCGCACGCGGTCGAGCAGCTGCGGCACGTGAACCCGGTGCGCGTGAGCGGACGGGTGACCGACGTCATCGGGCTCGTGATCGAAGGCACCGGACCGGGCCTCCCGATCGGCGGCGTCTGCCAGATCGAGCGCCGCGACGGCGGCGCGGCGATTGCGGCCGAGGTCGTGGGCTTCCGACAGAACCGCGTCCTTCTCATGCCGCTCGGCGAGGTGAGCGGCATCGAGCCGGGGAACCGGATCGTCGTGGCGCGCGAGCGACCGATGATCGGCGTCGGACCGGGGCTCCGCGGCCGGGTCCTCGACGGCCTCGGGGCGCCGCTCGACGGCGACGGACCGATCGCGGTCGAGCGCGAGGTCGCCCTCTACGGTCCGCACATCAATCCGCTCGAGCGCCCGCCGATCCGCGAGCCGCTCGACCTCGGTGTGCGCGCGATGAATACGCTGCTCACCTGCGGACGCGGCCAGCGGCTCGGCATCTTCGCCGGCTCGGGGGTTGGCAAGAGCGCGCTGCTCGGCATGATCGCGCGCTCGACGCGCGCCCAGGTGAACGTCATCGCGCTGATCGGCGAGCGCGGCCGCGAGGTGCGCGAGTTCATCGAGCGCGACCTCGGGGCGGAGGGGCTCGCGCGCTCGGTGGTCGTCGTCGCGACGTCCGACCAGCCGCCGCTCGTCCGCATCCGCGGCGCGTTCCTCGCTACGGCGATCGCCGAATATTTCCGCGACGCCGGCCTCGATGTGATGCTGATGATGGACTCGCTGACGCGGCTCGCGATGGCGCAGCGCGAGGTCGGCCTGTCGATCGGCGAGCCGCCGTCGGCGCGCGGCTATACCCCGTCGGTGTTCGCGATCCTGCCGAGGTTGCTCGAGCGCGCGGGCACCTGTGTCCGGGGCGCCATCACCGGCCTGTATACGGTCCTGGTCGAAGGCGACGACATGAACGAGCCGGTCGCCGATACGGCGCGGAGCCTGCTCGACGGGCACGTCGTGCTGTCGCGCGCGCTCGCGAATCAGGGCCACTACCCGGCGGTCGACGTGCTGCGCAGCATTTCGCGGCTCATGAACGACATCGTTCCCGAGGCCCACCTGAAGCGCGCCGCCAAGGTGCGCGGCTGGCTCGCCACCCATCGGGACGCCGAGGACCTCATCAACATCGGCGCCTACACCGCCGGCAGCAATCCGCGGATCGACGAGGCGGTGGCGAAGATGGATGCGATCCAGACCTTCCTCCGCCAGGGGCTGACCGAGCAGAGCACGCTCGAGGAAGGCGCGGCGGCGCTCGCCGCGCTCGCGGGCTGCTGA
- the fliG gene encoding flagellar motor switch protein FliG: MADELAGVEKAAVLLLSLGEEVAAEVFRHLEDGEVRAVTKALARMRTVPAEHLRAVEQDYRKRVSGSRGLRVDGLLFARSLVNQTLANGEPSMAGNRDEILAELDQLPTGESSGLARALDGVPADGLARLLETEHPQIATLILAHMAPSQAMLVLRGLPEALQTELVERLARLDAAIPPSVVQEVGAILRDQVKGLAREAGKAAGGPKVVADMMKHADKATEGRIFEDLEQRDPELAGSIRAMLFTFEDCLQFDNRSMQTLLKEVAREDLLLALKTASPALSEKIFANVSSRAAEILREDLSSSGPARLKDVEAAQQRIVAAVRDLEADGKLVVAGGGSDDVLV, encoded by the coding sequence ATGGCCGACGAGCTCGCGGGCGTCGAGAAAGCCGCCGTGCTGCTGCTCTCCCTCGGCGAGGAGGTGGCGGCCGAGGTCTTCCGTCATCTGGAGGACGGCGAGGTGCGCGCCGTGACGAAGGCGCTCGCCCGCATGCGGACGGTGCCGGCCGAGCACCTCCGCGCGGTCGAGCAGGACTACCGCAAACGCGTCAGCGGCTCGCGGGGTCTGCGCGTGGACGGACTGCTCTTCGCGCGCTCGCTGGTGAACCAGACGCTCGCGAACGGCGAACCGTCGATGGCCGGAAACCGCGACGAGATCCTGGCCGAGCTCGATCAGTTGCCGACCGGCGAGTCGAGCGGCCTGGCGCGCGCGCTCGACGGCGTCCCGGCGGACGGCCTGGCGCGGCTGCTTGAGACCGAGCACCCGCAGATCGCGACCCTCATCCTCGCGCACATGGCGCCGTCGCAGGCGATGCTCGTGCTGCGCGGGCTTCCGGAGGCGCTCCAGACGGAGCTGGTGGAGCGGCTCGCACGCCTCGACGCCGCGATCCCGCCCTCGGTGGTGCAGGAGGTCGGCGCGATCCTGCGCGACCAGGTGAAGGGCCTCGCGCGCGAGGCCGGCAAGGCGGCGGGCGGGCCGAAGGTCGTCGCCGACATGATGAAGCACGCCGACAAGGCGACCGAAGGCCGGATCTTCGAGGACCTCGAGCAGCGCGATCCCGAGCTCGCCGGCTCGATCCGCGCGATGCTCTTCACGTTCGAGGACTGCCTGCAGTTCGACAACCGCAGCATGCAGACCCTGCTGAAGGAGGTCGCGCGCGAGGACCTGCTGCTGGCGCTCAAGACGGCGAGCCCGGCGCTCTCGGAGAAGATCTTCGCCAACGTCTCGAGCCGCGCGGCCGAGATCCTGCGCGAGGACCTGAGCTCGTCGGGGCCGGCGCGCCTGAAGGACGTCGAGGCGGCGCAGCAACGCATCGTCGCCGCGGTGCGCGACCTCGAGGCGGACGGCAAGCTCGTGGTCGCCGGCGGAGGGTCGGACGATGTCCTCGTTTGA
- the fliF gene encoding flagellar M-ring protein FliF, translated as MDRLNGLLEQLKNFFLGLPPARRLTFVGMTVGILVGTGALAWWVQQPQYRVLYSGLGGSDAAAVIEYLKTEKIPYRVSDNGGNIEVAAGRLYETRMALAGRGIPQGGGVGFEIFDKQTLGMTDFVQRLNYQRALQGELARSIAELDTVESARVHLAMPERSLFVSEERRPSASVVLKLRSGRVLAPEQIAGVVHLVAASVEGLRPNDVTVVDVNGQVLTRDQTEQDTRSPGKGLMTFQRELEQGYTESIESMLARVLGPGHALARVTVALDLAQVEKTEESFDPDRVAVRNEKRSKETSAQGGGSGAATDDLTNAPAAATSGPTSEREDTNLNYEISKVVSRRIEQMGAVRKLSVAVLVDGTWTGEGDARTFVPRPQEEIDRYRELIKRAVGFNEERGDQIEVASAPFQAAAAVEAPEAPGMLAKVGQFSEVLWRLAGIVVALVVLMTVVRPFLLAMANRAPVAAEMPYIPPPTARASVATAGADLPVPAGMLQMAQQNPEHTAEVIRQWLAQK; from the coding sequence ATGGATCGGCTGAACGGACTGCTGGAGCAGCTCAAGAACTTCTTCCTCGGCTTGCCGCCGGCGCGGCGGCTCACGTTCGTGGGGATGACGGTCGGCATCCTGGTCGGCACGGGCGCCCTCGCCTGGTGGGTGCAGCAGCCGCAGTACCGGGTGCTCTACAGCGGGCTCGGCGGCTCCGACGCGGCCGCCGTCATCGAATACCTCAAGACCGAGAAGATCCCGTACCGGGTGAGCGACAACGGCGGGAACATCGAGGTCGCCGCGGGGCGGCTCTACGAGACCCGCATGGCGCTCGCCGGCCGCGGCATCCCGCAGGGCGGCGGCGTCGGCTTCGAGATCTTCGACAAGCAGACGCTCGGCATGACCGACTTCGTGCAGCGCCTGAACTACCAGCGCGCGCTCCAGGGGGAGCTGGCGCGCTCGATCGCCGAGCTCGACACGGTCGAGTCGGCGCGCGTGCACCTCGCGATGCCGGAGCGTTCGCTCTTCGTTTCGGAAGAGCGGCGGCCCTCGGCCTCGGTCGTGCTGAAGCTGCGCTCGGGGCGGGTGCTCGCGCCCGAGCAGATCGCGGGCGTGGTGCACCTCGTCGCGGCGAGCGTCGAGGGTCTGCGCCCGAACGACGTGACGGTCGTCGACGTGAACGGCCAGGTGCTGACCCGGGACCAGACGGAGCAGGACACCCGCAGCCCGGGCAAGGGGCTGATGACGTTCCAGCGCGAGCTGGAGCAGGGCTACACCGAGAGCATCGAGAGCATGCTGGCGCGGGTGCTCGGCCCCGGGCACGCGCTCGCGCGCGTCACCGTGGCGCTCGACCTGGCGCAGGTCGAGAAGACCGAGGAGAGCTTCGATCCCGACCGCGTGGCCGTCCGCAACGAGAAGCGTTCCAAGGAGACGAGCGCGCAGGGGGGCGGGAGCGGCGCGGCGACCGACGACCTCACCAACGCGCCCGCCGCCGCGACGAGCGGGCCGACCTCGGAGCGCGAAGACACCAATCTCAACTACGAGATCAGCAAGGTCGTGAGCCGGCGCATCGAGCAGATGGGCGCCGTGCGGAAGCTCTCGGTCGCCGTGCTCGTCGACGGCACGTGGACGGGCGAGGGCGACGCCCGGACGTTCGTGCCGCGGCCCCAGGAGGAGATCGACCGCTATCGCGAGCTCATCAAGCGCGCCGTCGGCTTCAACGAGGAGCGCGGCGACCAGATCGAGGTTGCGAGCGCGCCGTTCCAGGCGGCGGCCGCCGTCGAAGCGCCGGAGGCCCCGGGGATGCTCGCGAAGGTCGGGCAGTTCTCCGAGGTCTTGTGGCGGCTCGCCGGTATCGTCGTCGCGCTGGTGGTGCTGATGACGGTCGTCCGGCCGTTCCTGCTTGCGATGGCGAACCGCGCCCCGGTCGCTGCCGAGATGCCGTACATTCCGCCTCCGACCGCGCGCGCGAGCGTCGCCACGGCGGGCGCCGATCTCCCGGTGCCGGCCGGCATGCTGCAGATGGCGCAGCAGAACCCCGAGCACACGGCGGAAGTCATCCGCCAGTGGCTGGCGCAGAAATGA
- the fliE gene encoding flagellar hook-basal body complex protein FliE codes for MEIKDITNVPGIAGLGGPEPTGKTGAAKDGEGSFASVLKRSLTEVNAMQQKADAAITALATGEKVSLHETMIAMEQADVSFRMMMQVRNKIVEAYQEILRMQV; via the coding sequence ATGGAGATCAAGGACATCACGAACGTTCCGGGCATCGCCGGGCTCGGCGGTCCCGAGCCGACGGGCAAGACCGGTGCGGCCAAGGACGGCGAGGGCTCGTTCGCGTCCGTGCTGAAGAGGTCGCTCACCGAGGTGAACGCCATGCAGCAGAAGGCCGACGCCGCCATCACCGCGCTCGCGACCGGCGAGAAGGTGAGCCTGCACGAGACGATGATCGCGATGGAGCAGGCCGACGTCTCGTTCCGGATGATGATGCAGGTCCGCAACAAGATCGTCGAGGCGTACCAGGAAATCCTCCGGATGCAGGTCTGA